The Treponema phagedenis DNA segment CTCTCTCGGTATGATGTGGCGCCTTTACGATGCCACCGCAATCAATATTCTCCTTGCAAAATTATACACCGAAACACTGAGATACGATGAGGCGTTAGCCGTACTTGCAGATATCCCCTACCCTTCCGCAGACAGCGATTTTTATACTGCAGTTGCCCTTTACGGACTCAAACGTTTTTCGCAAGCAGAGGATGCCATTGTATCTTCTCTTAACCGATGGGCATTTGATTCCCGTTTCCCTAAACTGTTTTTTTTGCAAGAAAAAGATCGGACACCCTCAGCAAAAGCAAAAAGGATTGCATCCGATATCATCAGTAAATTATACGTTTGGCAAGATTCCGACCCCGAAGTATTATTGTATGCGGTTGACTTTGAGCCGAATACAAAAGAAGCGGTGCGGAAACTCAAAATCTACTTAAACATGTATGCCCAAAACAACAGCACACAAGAGCCGTATGCACAGGCATTTTCTATTCTTGCCGCCTTAAAATACGGCATTATCAATGAAAAAACAGCGGTAGAGCGATTTTTCAACCTCACTCTCCCGTTTAAATTTGCCGATTCACAAGAAACACCCTATCGATTCTTTTTTACCGACCTTTTAGTTGACTTTTGTAAATTGATAGGAGATTCTAATTTACGAAAGCAAATGGCAGCAGATCTTTCAACCTTTAACGGCGTACTCGTTACCGATGACAACAGAGACGGCATTATTTCGTCAAAAATATTATACACTTCGGGCAGACCGCAATTAGCGGAATTTGATACCGATCAGGATGGTATTGCCGAATATACAATAGATGCTTCTTACGGAACTCCTACAAAAATTATAGGAAAAGCAGGAGCATACGAGGTAGACTACGATACGTATCCTTGGATCAATACCGTAAAAACAAAAAAAGGCGTGTATACTTTACGCCCCGTATCTTTTGCATGGAAACCGGTAGAACAACGCTCTCTCAATATAAACCTATTTTCTTTAACAAAAAAGTATACCGACTTTTTTACTCTTAAAACAAAAAATGTATCCGGTTTAAGCGAGCGGGAATTAATTTTTGCGGCAGCGTATTATGAGTATTCCGATGATATGATCGAAGGCGCAATAACAAAAACATATTTTGATAAAGGAGTGCCGATATCATCAGAAACACGGATAAACGAAATTCCTTACTCGGTTTTATATTATGTCAACGGCAGGCCTTCTCAAAAAAAGATTGACCGCGATGGGGACGGCTATTTTGAAACAATTGAAAAGTATTCACCAAAGGGCAAGCTCCAAATAGTTCTCACCGATATTAATAAAAACAAACTCTATGAGTACTCGGAAGAATATCTTACCAACGGGGATATTACAAAAAAATGGGATAACGATGAAGATGGAACTCCTGAAATCGTATACACTCAATTTAAATCCGGAAATGCACAATGTAGGTGGACACATCCGGTTACCCGTCAAAAGGTTATCGTTGAATATAAACAAACCATTCCCGCAAAATTAACCGCAAATGACAAAGCAGAAGCGATTATCAAAGATACAAAATTTCCTCTGTATTGGATTCGAAAGCCGCCCGTTTTTTCGGAAACAATTACAAAAAAAATATTGGAAGTATTTAACGAAACCAAAGCTCCGGTTGTTTCATATTTTGTTGAAGTAAACACCGTACCGTTTTTTGCGGTGCGATCGGGAGGATATATTTTTGTTGAGCAGCTTGAAGAAATGCAGAACGAGCCGGATAATGACAAAATATAAGCGCAACATTCTATCGGTTTTTTTTTGCACCGTATTGATTATTTCTTGCAAAAATTTCGATACAGTACAAAGCACCGGAGATTTTTCAAAAACCGCAAGCATCAACTATGAAATTTCACTTGCGCGAAAAAACTTTGCCGATAAGCCCTTGCAGGGGCTTTGCCGCGCCAAAGTTTTATTGCAAAACACATCCGATAATGCCGATGTTTTAAACTTATACCGCGATGCGGTGCAAAATGCGCAAAAAGCCTTTCTGAGCGCAGCAGAAAAAAAAGATTGGTACACTGCGCTGATTTTTTATCAATCCTTGCAGAGTCTTGGAGAAGCGCCGCAAAATTGGACAGAGGAAAAAATACGCACTGCACAAAAAGCAACATGGAAAGAATTACACCGCGATATTCTATTAGAGATTTTTGAAGATACAAAAGCAACTCCGCAAGATGAGGCACCCTCAATTCAAACCGTTGCAAAAATGATAAAAGGAACTACAACCGTTTGGGTTGATAAAGGAATACGAGTTGAAAAAGGCAGAGGCTTTTCCGACAAGATACTCGGCTCCGGTTTTTTCATCGATAAACGAGGATATTTTATCACTAATTATCATGTAATTCAAAGCGAGGTAGACCCAGAATACGAGGGGTACTCAAGGGTGTATATTAAACCATCCGCAAATAAGAATGTAAAAATTCCTGCAAAAGTAATTGGCTGGGATTCTATTTTTGACCTTGCGCTATTAAAAACCGAAATTGAACCCGAGGTTGTTTTTAAACTCGGCTCATCCGAAGGCTTAAGCATCGGCAGTAAGATTTACGCAATCGGCTCCCCTGCGGGACTGGATAAAACCCTGACTTCAGGAATTGTATCTGCTAAAAACCGCAAACTGTTTTCTCTCGGTGATGCGCTGCAAATTGATGCTTCAGTAAATCCCGGCAGCTCAGGCGGGCCGATTGTCGATGAAAAAGGAAATGTGCAGGCAATTGTTTTTGCAGGGCTTGAATCGCTTGAAGGACTTAACTTTGCTATTCCGGTTGAATTTCTCAAACTCATTCTGCCCGACTTATACCGCGGCGGAAAAGTTGAACATTCATGGCTCGGTGCATTCGGGCAAGTATTGGCGCCAAGAGCCTTGTCGAACACAAAGGGGGTTAAGCTGCTGTATACAATTCCCGGCTGCCCCGCCGCACTTGCAATAGTTCCCGAACAAAGCATTATCACCGCTATAAACGATACCCCGATTGATACAATCGAAAAACTGCAGCAAGAGCTTTTACATTACAGCCCCGATACAATCATCAAAATATCGGGTTATGCGCTACAGGATAAAAACAAACCCGACACTATAGACTCGTATGTAAAAAAAGACTGGTTTGTACAAACAGCTGCCCGCCCCGAATTTCCGGTAAAACTTATTTACGAAAAAGACCTATCATATCGTGCGTTCACGCCGCTGTTCGGATTTGAATTTGGCTCAACCGGCAAAAAAAATACTTATCGCGTTGAGCGAATTGTTTCCGGAACCTTTGCGGACGAAAACGAATTTACACAAGGAGACGTGATAGAAATTCAAAGAGTGCGAATAAATGAAGAAAACAAAGTAGTTATTGCGGATGTGTATGCGAAACGCAGAAAAGCGGGTTATTTTGATAGCTTCATGCAGTTCGGGCAGTATCTGGACAACCCCCTGTTTTTTTAATATAGTATGACCCATGTTTAATCCCGATAACATTCGTAATTTTTGTATTGTCGCTCATATTGATCACGGAAAATCCACCCTTGCAGACAGACTTATTGAAAAAACAAAGGCTGTTTCGGAGCGAGCCCAGCGGGCGCAAATGACCGATGATATGGATATTGAACGAGAGCGCGGCATTACAATCAAAAGCCATGCGGTGCGCATCCCTTATACGGCTCAGGACGGAAAAGCATACATACTCAATTTTGTCGATACGCCCGGACACGTGGATTTTACCTACGAAGTTTCCCGCGCTATTGCGTCATGCGAAGGTGCTATCTTAATTGTGGATGCAAGTCAGGGAGTTGAATCTCAAACGCTTTCAAACATGTATCTTGCGCTTGAACACAATTTGGAAATTCTTCCCGTTATCAACAAAATAGATTTACCTGCGGCGAACATCCCGGAGGTATTGCATCAAATCGATCATGATTTAGGACTTGATTCTGAGCAGGCTGTGCCGGTATCCGCAAAAACGGGACAAAACATTGACGCACTTTTTGAAGCGATTGTAACCCATTTTCCGCCGCCCACCGGTTCGGATAATAATCCTTTACAAGCACTCATCTTTGACTGCAACTACGATCCGTATCGAGGTGTTATTATTCATGTACGCGTGTTTGAAGGCGTTTTAAAACCGGGAATGACCATACGTTTTATGAATAACAAAGCCGAGTATAAAATTGAAGAAACCGGTGTGTTTGTTTTTGCGCTGGTTGCAACCGAGTGTTTGCATGCAGGCGAAGTCGGTTATATTATCGCAGGCATAAAAACCGTTTCAGATGTAGGCGTCGGCGATACCATTACCGATGCAAATGCTCCCTGTGCGGAACCCTTAGCGGGTTTTAAAGAAATAAAGCCGGTGGTTTTTTCGTCTGTGTATCCGGTTGACACCAATGATTACGAAGAGCTGCGGGAATCTTTTGAAAAATTAAAACTAAACGATGCAAGTCTTTCATGGGAAAAAGATTCATCGCTCGCTTTGGGACACGGGTTCCGCTGCGGTTTTTTAGGACTTCTCCATCTTGAGATTGTGCAGGAGCGATTAGAGCGAGAGTTTGACCAGTCGGTTATTTTTACCGCCCCCTCTGTGCGCTACCAAATTCATTTGCGCAGCGGAGAAACTATCATTTGTGATAACCCCGCGGATTATCCCGATGAAACTAAAATAGCATCCGCCGATGAGCCGTATATTAAGGCAATGGTTATTACGCCTACCGAATATCTCGGAAACATTATGAGCCTTTGTATGGAAAAGCGCGGTGTGCAAGCCGGTATGAATTACCTTGACGAAAAGCGCGTAGAAATGATATACGAAATGCCGCTCGCCGAAGTGCTTTTTGATTTTTACGATCGGTTAAAAAGTGTCAGCCGCGGTTATGCGTCATTTGATTATGAACTCATCGAAATGCGTCCCACCGATTTGGTAAAGATTGATATTTTAATAAACGGAAAATCCGTTGACGCCCTTGCGCAGCTTGCCTACCGCCCGAATGCGTATAAAAAAGCATCGCACGTATGCGCTCAGCTCAAGGAAGAAATCACTCGTCAGCAATTCAAAATCGCCATCCAAGGCGCCATCGGCAATCAAATTATTTCGCGCGAAACAGTCAATGCTCTGCGCAAGGACGTGCTGGCAAAATGCTACGGCGGCGACATTACCCGCAAACGAAAACTTCTGGAAAAACAAAAAGAAGGCAAAAAGCGCATGAAGATGATCGGCGATGTTGAGCTGCCGCAGTCCGCCTTCCTTTCCGTATTAAAAACAAATACCGATTGAGCAAAACTTCTCCTGTAATATGCATCACAGAAACATTTTATAATTAACTTGCTGTTATACAAATCGGAGCACCACAATAAGGGCTTAGGAATTCAGCATCACTATGGTAAGTTTACTCACCGTTGTCAAACTCAAAACGGGCACGGGCGCCAATAGTTCTAAACAGAAACGATGTTAAATCTCTTTATACAAAAAAATATATTCTTACTTGATAAATAAAATATTTCTGATAAACTATGTATAGCGTTTAATCAAGTTTATAAAAAATTTTTTGTCTTTAATCTGTGATAATTTCACCCCTATAAGTTTTCAATGAATATTTCGCCCCTATATTTTACCGAGGTGAAATTATTGACTTATTACATTACACTGGAGGAATGAAATTATTTATGAGCATTGATCAAATTACACGAGGACATGTTATCGCCAACTGCTTAGAAGGGAGATGTACGGTACAACAGGCTGCGCTTCGATTAAACCTTTCACGAAGACGCGTACAGCAATTAAAAAAGGCGTTCAAAGAAAAGGGTTTAGCAGCAATGCTGCATGGCAACAGTCAGCGTCCCTCTGCAAAGAAGACCTCGAAAGAAATTGAGCAGCGATTACTTGCGCTGCGAAGCGATCCCGCATTGTCAAAAAGCAATTTTTTGCATTTTCATGAAATAGTAACTGAAGAATATCAATTGCAGCTGTCATATTCGACTCTGCGCCGTATTCTGTTATCACATGGAATTTATTCACCAAAGAAAAGACGAACACGAAAGAAGGTGCATAAAACGCGCGAGAGAAGAGCTTGCTTCGGAGAGCTGTTGCAAGTGGACGCAACCCCGTTTCCTTGGTTCGGCGGGAAAGAAAAATCCGCATTACATGCTTTTATTGATGATGCGCGCGGAATGATTACCGGTCTTTATTTATGCAAAAACGAGTGCCTGCTCGGATATTTAGAAGTTCTGCGGCAGACACTCGAAAATTACGGACTCCCTGCCGCTCTTTATCCGGATAAGTGTAGCGTTTTTTTTGTTAATGCAAAAAAACAGTTATCCATTGAGGAGCAATTACAAGGAACCAAGGAACAAGTAACACAATTCGGCAAAATTATCAAGTACTTAGGAATCGATATGTTCCCGGCTCATTCATCACAAGCAAAAGGACGTGTTGAGCGATTATGGCAAACTTTACAAAGCCGACTCCCTGTTGAATTTGCACGACGCGGAATTACAACCATAGAGCAAGCAAATCAATTCTTAAAAGAGTATATCGGTATTTTCAACAAACAGTTTGGTGTTCCTGCCTGCGATTCATATTCAATGTTTGTACCGACGCCAAAAACACTCGATCTTGATAAACTGTTGTCATCGGTTATTACGCGCAAACTTTCAAGCGGATCTACCATCTCAATCAAAAACCATTTGTTTAAAATTGAGCAGAATAAATTCGGCGCAGGCACAATGGTAAATGTATTGATTTCCCAAAAGCATGGTATACGCGCTTTAATACATGATGAATTCTATCCGATTGTACCGCTCGATGATATATACCGAACCGATACGGTTGGACGAACCGGAGACCTGCCTCAAGTAGTTATTGACTTGATTTATGAATTCTTACTTAAAGATGCAAAAGCAGGATAACTCGATGTGTTAAGGGGTGCAATTTTCATTGCAAAATTAACCCCCTTTAGGGGTGAAATATTCACTGGTTATTGACACACGTACTGTTTAAAAACAATTGCACCGTTATATACCGGAATGTTTGTCAGGTTTGTATTTTTAATATACTATTCAACCTCAAAGGTTTACTTGCGTTGCCGGCACTACTGTAGCGTTTTGTAATTAAGTTCCTGTTATAAAAATAGGAGTATCAACAATAAGGGGCTGCGGATTTAAGCATTCCTATGGTAAATTGCTCACCGTTGCGCCGTGTCGGACTCAGAACCGCCACGGATGGCGGTGGCTCCATGCAGAAACGATGTTTTAAAGCAAAGTAATTTGTAAAGCTTTAAAACTCGCAGGTTTGGTTTTGACATGGACGTCAAAACTCAGAACCGCCACGGATGGCGGTGGTTCCACGCAGAAACGATGTTTTAAAGCAAGACTGTTTGCAAAGCTTTAAAACTCGTGGTTTAGTTTTTGACAAGGACGTCAAAAACTAAACCGTTGTGTCGGACTCTTTTTTATAAAATTTTTTACGTTTTTGGTAAAATGTATTAAAAAAATTTAATCGAACTTATTAAAAAAACGCTGTACTACCCTAATAATAGACAAATTGATTATTCATTGTAAAGAGCAGTTTATAAAAGTCTTGAAAGTATGTTAGTATAGGCTGACTGATGTTTGCCAGATGATCTTAACCGTGTTGATAGCTGTTGCAATTTATGCACCGTTATAAACTAAGTTGTTTTTGCTCTGTCATTCATCAAAATAAAACCATCACTCGAAAATCATCGAGTATCCTATAGGAGGGATTTTTATGAAAAAAGGATTAGTCCTTACCATTACTTTATCACTTTTTATATTTGTTTTGGCCTTCGGCTGCTCCAAGAACAATGAATCTGCGGAAAAAACTTCTCAGCAAGATTCTACACCGGTTGCAGAGGTTGAGGTTAAGGATATCCACGGAACCGTAAAGGTTAAGGTAAAACCTGAAAAGGCTGTAGCGTTGGATAATAGAACGTTTGAAACGCTTGCCGATTGGGGTGTAAAGCTTGTCGCCGTACCGAAAGGTGTTATGCCGGCAGACAGTCCTTACGTAAAAGATGCATCAGTTAAAAATATCGGTAACCATCGCGAGCCTAATTTGGAAATAATTGCAGCTGCAAATCCCACCTTATTATTGTAGGGCAGCGTTTTGCAAGATATTATAAGCAGCTTAAGGAGTTAGTTCCTACTGCCGCCATTGTTGATTTCAGTTTTGATGTTTCGACTAAGGCTGAAAAGCCCGGAGATAACTTAATCAACGGATTAAAAGACGCCACAACAGCTCTTGGGCAAATTTTTGATAAAAACAATGAAGCAAAAAAATTAATTGCTGATTTTGATAAAACTATTGCCGATGTAAAAGCAGCTTATAAAAGTGAAGATACGGTTATGTCCGTTGTTGTTTCAGGCGGAGAAATCGGATTTTCCGCTCCTCGCAGGACGCGTATGGGGACCGATGTATGAAATCTTCGGATGGAAGCCTGCTCTTACAGTAAAGGATGCGTCCTCAGATCATAAAGGCGATGATATTTCCGTTGAAGCTATTGCACAAAGCAACCCGAAGTGGATTTTTGTTTTGGATAGAG contains these protein-coding regions:
- a CDS encoding ISNCY family transposase, with protein sequence MKLFMSIDQITRGHVIANCLEGRCTVQQAALRLNLSRRRVQQLKKAFKEKGLAAMLHGNSQRPSAKKTSKEIEQRLLALRSDPALSKSNFLHFHEIVTEEYQLQLSYSTLRRILLSHGIYSPKKRRTRKKVHKTRERRACFGELLQVDATPFPWFGGKEKSALHAFIDDARGMITGLYLCKNECLLGYLEVLRQTLENYGLPAALYPDKCSVFFVNAKKQLSIEEQLQGTKEQVTQFGKIIKYLGIDMFPAHSSQAKGRVERLWQTLQSRLPVEFARRGITTIEQANQFLKEYIGIFNKQFGVPACDSYSMFVPTPKTLDLDKLLSSVITRKLSSGSTISIKNHLFKIEQNKFGAGTMVNVLISQKHGIRALIHDEFYPIVPLDDIYRTDTVGRTGDLPQVVIDLIYEFLLKDAKAG
- a CDS encoding S1C family serine protease — encoded protein: MTKYKRNILSVFFCTVLIISCKNFDTVQSTGDFSKTASINYEISLARKNFADKPLQGLCRAKVLLQNTSDNADVLNLYRDAVQNAQKAFLSAAEKKDWYTALIFYQSLQSLGEAPQNWTEEKIRTAQKATWKELHRDILLEIFEDTKATPQDEAPSIQTVAKMIKGTTTVWVDKGIRVEKGRGFSDKILGSGFFIDKRGYFITNYHVIQSEVDPEYEGYSRVYIKPSANKNVKIPAKVIGWDSIFDLALLKTEIEPEVVFKLGSSEGLSIGSKIYAIGSPAGLDKTLTSGIVSAKNRKLFSLGDALQIDASVNPGSSGGPIVDEKGNVQAIVFAGLESLEGLNFAIPVEFLKLILPDLYRGGKVEHSWLGAFGQVLAPRALSNTKGVKLLYTIPGCPAALAIVPEQSIITAINDTPIDTIEKLQQELLHYSPDTIIKISGYALQDKNKPDTIDSYVKKDWFVQTAARPEFPVKLIYEKDLSYRAFTPLFGFEFGSTGKKNTYRVERIVSGTFADENEFTQGDVIEIQRVRINEENKVVIADVYAKRRKAGYFDSFMQFGQYLDNPLFF
- the lepA gene encoding translation elongation factor 4; the protein is MFNPDNIRNFCIVAHIDHGKSTLADRLIEKTKAVSERAQRAQMTDDMDIERERGITIKSHAVRIPYTAQDGKAYILNFVDTPGHVDFTYEVSRAIASCEGAILIVDASQGVESQTLSNMYLALEHNLEILPVINKIDLPAANIPEVLHQIDHDLGLDSEQAVPVSAKTGQNIDALFEAIVTHFPPPTGSDNNPLQALIFDCNYDPYRGVIIHVRVFEGVLKPGMTIRFMNNKAEYKIEETGVFVFALVATECLHAGEVGYIIAGIKTVSDVGVGDTITDANAPCAEPLAGFKEIKPVVFSSVYPVDTNDYEELRESFEKLKLNDASLSWEKDSSLALGHGFRCGFLGLLHLEIVQERLEREFDQSVIFTAPSVRYQIHLRSGETIICDNPADYPDETKIASADEPYIKAMVITPTEYLGNIMSLCMEKRGVQAGMNYLDEKRVEMIYEMPLAEVLFDFYDRLKSVSRGYASFDYELIEMRPTDLVKIDILINGKSVDALAQLAYRPNAYKKASHVCAQLKEEITRQQFKIAIQGAIGNQIISRETVNALRKDVLAKCYGGDITRKRKLLEKQKEGKKRMKMIGDVELPQSAFLSVLKTNTD
- a CDS encoding ABC transporter substrate-binding protein; the encoded protein is MKKGLVLTITLSLFIFVLAFGCSKNNESAEKTSQQDSTPVAEVEVKDIHGTVKVKVKPEKAVALDNRTFETLADWGVKLVAVPKGVMPADSPYVKDASVKNIGNHREPNLEIIAAANPTLLL